The stretch of DNA ATGCATCACTATCTAATCTTATCCtctatataaatatagatattGCCATTATGTGTATCTCTGCCTTTTCAATTCTGCAAAATTATATTGCAATTTAACTGCAGTCAGGACCTGTTTCCAAGAATTTGTGCTTCATTGACAGGAGGAGCACCAAGAAATATAATGCGAGTCTTCTTCGAAAGGCTCTGGCAATCATTGACATTCATGTCAAACTTTGGACCGATATATACACTAGCTGCACAGGAAAAAAATGGTACTCTAGTGGGAAACATTTGTTTACCTTTAGATGGATAGCTATTTTGGTCATATTTTGAATGTATTCTTGGAGAGGTACATGTTGTCCGAGGCCACTTGGATGCGCAAGAACTGAATCATTGCCACCAAAGTACACAATTACAAGTGATGGTTGCTCACTGGCATTCTGAGTCGAAGAAGATTGCAAAAACAAAAGGGTGATTCTTTATTTGCAAGTCAGAGCATAAATCAATTAATCACTACATATAACTATTAAGGAGATCATTATTGTATAATGATTAACGAGAAAGTCTAGAAGACCAGCACTTTTATTAAACTCTGACTAGCACTTAACcagcaaaagaaaagtgagtaatctcacactattaaaaatactaatgatggctaattgatggctacaaatcacaaaacctGGTGGCCCCCTAACACTCCTCTCGTATAATATTGCaaaaatcaaacttaaaatccATGCTAGCTTCATAGACTCATTCAAGATCCTTGTTTAACAATCAGATGCTTAGTACCTTGGGGAAAATGTCATCCAAAACCTGGAGAGCACGCCTCGAATTCCAACCAGCATATCCTCGCAAAATTATGTCTGCCTGTGCCATGCGAATGTCTCGTGAATTAATCCATCAAAATGCATTATTAGTCCCACAAAGCCACATATGAACGTTATTCCAGTTCCATTGTTCAGCAAGCATGGTGGCTATGTCTATTAGCCTACACCAATAAAAACACTACAAAAGTAATAATTTCTTATGTAGATTGAGATCTAAAGGTGTCACCtagagttttattttattcttcattacCTTTGTTTAACTGTTAGGATATCTACCATATTCTCAAGTCTCTATACCGAACGCTTCTATTAATTCAAATCGAAAATATAActtgttgatttttaatttctataattttttataaatagcaCTGGAATCATGAAttggaaaagagagagaaaattgtaCCTTGCGAGCATACAAGTGAGAAAGAATGGCCGCCCAACCTTGGTCATAGAAGCTGTGTTGAACGATGGAAGAACCAAACAACACGAATTGAGGCCTCTTTGGTCCCACCATCTTCCTCTTTGGTCCTtgttctctccctctctctctctctctctctgttatATACATGCACAGTGGCAGTTATTGACTGTGACAAAATGGTCATTTTGGCTGAAATTCTGTGGACATGGGATGTGTTTTATGCTTTGCTTTGCTTTGCTTATAGTGGGGCATTTCCCAATGCTTCTCGATTGTCCTTGCAATATTTTAGACGTTCACTTCAATTTTTATTCACAGAAAAAACAAAGTACTTTTAGAAAAAAGATCGTcgttaattttattgtttaactCGATTAAGTGATTTAATCGGAGTATGGATAAAACGAGCTCAACAATTATGTTTTTATTGCATGAGTTATATTTATATAGgccattaaattttattagatgaaaatcaaaaattaatataaaagaaaagtattgatggactctaataaatataaaatatcatagtacataaataaatacattaaataaCAATACTTTAATATACAATATTTTAAACGGCAACAgaatcttttattcttaaataattaaatataaaatatatgaatattttttatttattaaaattaattattgcaaaaaaattttataatattaaaaattatattaaaataatattttaaactataactaacataaaaatataaaataattaaaattttattttatattacttcacaaataattagattattatatttaaaatttattaactaactatgtttattaaagatattatataatataattttttataaaaatattttaaaaatataatttatttaaaatattatatataatacatgaaaatattaacttttttattttttcaatttttttaaaaaaacagaNNNNNNNNNNNNNNNNNNNNNNNNNNNNNNNNNNNNNNNNNNNNNNNNNNNNNNNNNNNNNNNNNNNNNNNNNNNNNNNNNNNNNNNNNNNNNNNNNNNNNNNNNNNNNNNNNNNNNNNNNNNNNNNNNNNNNNNNNNNNNNNNNNNNNNNNNNNNNNNNNNNNNNNNNNNNNNNNNNNNNNNNNNNNNNNNNNNNNNNNNNNNNNNNNNNNNNNNNNNNNNNNNNNNNNNNNNNNNNNNNNNNNNNNNNNNNNNNNNNNNNNNNNNNNNNNNNNNNNNNNNNNNNNNNNNNNNNNNNNNNNNNNNNNNNNNNNNNNNNNNNNNNNNNNNNNNNNNNNNNNNNNNNNNNNNNNNNNNNNNNNNNNNNNNNNNNNNNNNNNNNNNNNNNNNNNNNNNNNNNNNNNNNNNNNNNNNNNNNNNNNNNNNNNNNNNNNNNNNNNNNNNNNNNNNNNNNNNNNNNNNNNNNNNNNNNNNNNNNNNNNNNNNNNNNNNNNNNNNNNNNNNNNNNNNNNNNNNNNNNNNNNNNNNNNNNNNNNNNNNNNNNNNNNNNNNNNNNNNNNNNNNNNNNNNNNNNNNNNNNNNNNNNNNNNNNNNNNNNNNNNNNNNNNNNNNNNNNNNNNNNNNNNNNNNNNNNNNNNNNNNNNNNNNNNNNNNNNNNNNNNNNNNNNNNNNNNNNNNNNNNNNNNNNNNNNNNNNNNNNNNNNNNNNNNNNNNNNNNNNNNNNNNNNNNNNNNNNNNNNNNNNNNNNNNNNNNNNNNNNNNNNNNNNNNNNNNNNNNNNNNNNNNNNNNNNNNNNNNNNNNNNNNNNNNNNNNNNNNNNNNNNNNNNNNNNNNNNNNNNNNNNNNNNNNNNNNNNNNNNNNNNNNNNNNNNNNNNNNNNNNNNNNNNNNNNNNNNNNNNNNNNNNNNNNNNNNNNNNNNNNNNNNNNNNNNNNNNNNNNNNNNNNNNNNNNNNNNNNNNNNNNNNNNNNNNNNNNNNNNNNNNNNNNNNNNNNNNNNNNNNNNNNNNNNNNNNNNNNNNNNNNNNNNNNNNNNNNNNNNNNNNNNNNNNNNNNNNNNNNNNNNNNNNNNNNNNNNNNNNNNNNNNNNNNNNNNNNNNNNNNNNNNNNNNNNNNNNNNNNNNNNNNNNNNNNNNNNNNNNNNNNNNNNNNNNNNNNNNNNNNNNNNNNNNNNNNNNNNNNNNNNNNNNNNNNNNNNNNNNNNNNNNNNNNNNNNNNNNNNNNNNNNNNNNNNNNNNNNNNNNNNNNNNNNNNNNNNNNNNNNNNNNNNNNNNNNNNNNNNNNNNNNNNNNNNNNNNNNNNNNNNNNNNNttttaatgattttatatttttatgttactgtttaaaatattattttaatataattttttaatattataaaaaagttttgcataataattaattttattaaataaaaaatacttatatattttatatttatatatttaattatttaaaaataaaagatttcgtagttataaaaattagatCGGACCGACCGATTCAACcgaaaaatcaataaattagacCATATTTCAATTCGGTTCAATAGTCAGACCGTATAAAGAAAGAAAACGGTGTGAACCAATTAGATTCGGAATGAACCATTGAAAATCGGTTAAATTCGATCAAAATCGATTCGATTGAAAATGTAAATTTGTTCAAAATGTTGGAGGGAACTAAAATGCTATCACAGCTAGGTGTGGAAATAAATCAGGCCAGGTCAGGCTTTATTCTTAACAGGCCAGGCTTGTAATAGAGTATATTGGCCTTAACCTGGTCTGTAGCCTGGTATAGATTTTTTAATGAGTATTGTGCTTAGCCTGTTGTTAAATCTGGCCTGGCCTGAAGTCTGTCAATAGGCctgtttttttaataataattaaatttaagatataatttaattttaacaattataaaatataaaataataaatttatgaatataGACTTTTTTAATAGCTTGAGCCTGAGCCTATTTCCTATCAGACCAGGCTAGACCAGGCCAAACACAGGCCAGGCTACAGGCCCCTGGTAGGCCGCCTGGCCTATTTTCACCCCTAATCANNNNNNNNNNNNNNNNNNNNNNNNNNNNNNNNNNNNNNNNNNNNNNNNNNNNNNNNNNNNNNNNNNNNNNNNNNNNNNNNNNNNNNNNNNNNNNNNNNNNNNNNNNNNNNNNNNNNNNNNNNNNNNNNNNNNNNNNNNNNNNNNNNNNNNNNNNNNNNNNNNNNNNNNNNNNNNNNNNNNNNNNNNNNNNNNNNNNNNNNNNNNNNNNNNNNNNNNNNNNNNNNNNNNNNNNNNNNNNNNNNNNNNNNNNNNNNNNNNNNNNNNNNNNNNNNNNNNNNNNNNNNNNNNNNNNNNNNNNNNNNNNNNNNNNNNNNNNNNNNNNNNNNNNNNNNNNNNNNNNNNNNNNNNNNNNNNNNNNNNNNNNNNNNNNNNNNNNNNNNNNNNNNNNNNNNNNNNNNNNNNNNNNNNNNNNNNNNNNNNNNNNNNNNNNNNNNNNNNNNNNNNNNNNNNNNNNNNNNNNNNNNNNNNNNNNNNNNNNNNNNNNNNNNNNNNNNNNNNNNNNNNNNNNNNNNNNNNNNNNNNNNNNNNNNNNNNNNNNNNNNNNNNNNNNNNNNNNNNNNNNNNNNNNNNNNNNNNNNNNNNNNNNNNNNNNNNNNNNNNNNNNNNNNNNNNNNNNNNNNNNNNNNNNNNNNNNNNNNNNNNNNNNNNNNNNNNNNNNNNNNNNNNNNNNNNNNNNNNNNNNNNNNNNNNNNNNNNNNNNNNNNNNNNNNNNNNNNNNNNNNNNNNNNNNNNNNNNNNNNNNNNNNNNNNNNNNNNNNNNNNNNNNNNNNNNNNNNNNNNNNNNNNNNNNNNNNNNNNNNNNNNNNNNNNNNNNNNNNNNNNNNNNNNNNNNNNNNNNNNNNNNNNNNNNNNNNNNNNNNNNNNNNNNNNNNNNNNNNNNNNNNNNNNNNNNNNNNNNNNNNNNNNNNNNNNNNNNNNNNNNNNNNNNNNNNNNNNNNNNNNNNNNNNNNNNNNNNNNNNNNNNNNNNNNNNNNNNNNNNNNNNNNNNNNNNNNNNNNNNNNNNNNNNNNNNNNNNNNNNNNNNNNNNNNNNNNNNNNNNNNNNNNNNNNNNNNNNNNNNNNNNNNNNNNNNNNNNattattatttatgatcaattttttttattttgcccTTTTTAATAAGgtcaataatttatattataataaaattataataaaaaatttaattaaaaataaaaaattgaaatatgaatgaaaacactaaaaattaaaaaattaaaatatttaaaatgacttaaaacaaatataaaaattctataaaaaattattaaaattaataatgacTAATAATAAGCGTAAACACAACATGTTAAGTGAATGCAGAAGTTATACCTTTTTGTTTAGAGcaaaaaaaataccaaatacCAAGAAACAGCgttcaagaaatttaaatacacttttatctttttcaacgTGTTTATTAAACAcactcaatattttttaatgctatcaataaaatattttgtaaagtcGTGCTGAAGTTTTCAATTCAAAGCCCAACAAGATCTAATTTAGAGAACAAGCCTCATGGGTATCAAATGAAATGTAATTTTGTAATTTGAGTTGAATTTAAATTGGAGAGACTAGAGTAGTATACAAATACAGAGTAAAGACTAAGGAAGGAGACTTCTATCTTTACtgctactttttttttcaatttttctgttttgtaattttttaactatgggtcactaatttttcttttcattaagAAGAGAAGCTCTattgaattataataaattgatgTTGTtagtcaaaaaataattatatttaaaggTTGAGCTTATTcgaaatattaataaaattttgaaaaggaaatagAGATCAAAAGGGATGCCCATGAAGGCATCGAGTGGGAAACTGTTTGACACGGTTTTGATGGACATAGTAAATCGAGAAGTTAATCAAATGAGAAAGATCGAAGGTTTTCTTGAGTTAAAGATTTTCAGTAATTGGCACACGTTTGGGCAAAAGAGCGGGAGTGGTTACCCAGACTTTCGCACACAAGGGGGGGATCATGTCATTAATGATCAGTTACGGAAGAGGGGTATAAATATTAGAAAGTATTAAGAAATCAGGGTTGAAACTTTTCTTCAGAAATACACTCAAGCACACTCACATCTCAGTGAATTTCTGAGTATGCATTCGAGTTCGATTTTTGTAGGGttatt from Arachis duranensis cultivar V14167 chromosome 4, aradu.V14167.gnm2.J7QH, whole genome shotgun sequence encodes:
- the LOC107484896 gene encoding GDSL esterase/lipase WDL1 isoform X1; translation: MYITERERERGREQGPKRKMVGPKRPQFVLFGSSIVQHSFYDQGWAAILSHLYARKADIILRGYAGWNSRRALQVLDDIFPKNASEQPSLVIVYFGGNDSVLAHPSGLGQHVPLQEYIQNMTKIAIHLKSLSKKTRIIFLGAPPVNEAQILGNSDLLGQPLRTNESCRIYSEACLELCREMNLKAIDIWSAIQKRKDWRDVCFNDGIHLTAEGSEIVAREILKVLKEAEWEPSLHWKSMPIEFGEDSPYDPVAADGKTTKNVSREPFPENLDWD